A window from Microbacterium ginsengiterrae encodes these proteins:
- a CDS encoding beta-L-arabinofuranosidase domain-containing protein, which yields MTLTPFPLDAAQLERGLFDDRRRRNREYLMSLREDALLQNHYLEAGIGSQDWHLQPSKDSSAARGLERHWGWETPGAQLRGHFLGHWMSAAAREIAVTGDAALRAKLDIVLDGLERCQRENGGEWVWAIPPSFLRRLEDGLAVWAPQYNMHKTLMGLVDVHRDLGDERALVMATQASQALLRWVRRFDDEAFQRILEVETGGMLEVWADLLEATGDPVYEELLDRYYRRSLFEGLLDGRDVLTNMHANTTIPEALGAARAYEVTGETRWRRIVEAYWDWAVTRRGTFCTGGQTSGEIWTPPFAFAARRGDKTQEHCAVYNMIRLADVLLRWTGDLTYADYIERNLYNGILAQQDPRTGMVAYFLPLAAGERKQWGTPTEDFWCCHGTLVQAHTRHAGLSFYSGDDGTVTIAQFIAARGRLMIGDEQVDVRVTPIDDAAYVGPDSNAGPAGDLHRPSALRIRLTVSSATPRRIRVRIPEWCSAAPMTSGALPSEIEGGALVMAHDGGGERRIDIALPWELRTVPIPDEPDTVAFLEGPVVLAGLVDHEIALRGETASAQDLLRADDERHWSQWRSRYRTVGQPRSIRFRPLHEVTDEQYAVYFPITRNR from the coding sequence ATGACACTCACCCCCTTCCCGCTGGACGCCGCACAGCTCGAGCGAGGGCTGTTCGACGACCGCCGGCGACGCAACCGCGAGTATCTGATGTCACTGCGCGAGGACGCCCTCCTTCAGAACCACTACCTCGAGGCCGGCATCGGCAGCCAGGACTGGCACCTTCAGCCGTCGAAGGACAGCTCCGCTGCACGAGGGCTCGAGAGGCACTGGGGGTGGGAGACGCCCGGCGCGCAGCTGCGCGGGCACTTCCTCGGTCATTGGATGTCCGCCGCCGCCCGCGAGATCGCGGTGACAGGCGATGCCGCCCTTCGGGCCAAGCTCGACATCGTGCTCGACGGGCTCGAACGCTGCCAGCGCGAGAACGGCGGCGAGTGGGTGTGGGCGATCCCACCGTCCTTCCTCCGCCGTCTCGAGGACGGCCTGGCCGTCTGGGCGCCGCAGTACAACATGCACAAGACGCTGATGGGGCTGGTGGACGTCCACCGCGACCTCGGCGATGAGCGCGCCCTCGTGATGGCCACGCAGGCGTCGCAGGCACTCCTGCGGTGGGTGCGCCGCTTCGACGATGAGGCGTTCCAGCGGATCCTCGAGGTCGAGACGGGCGGGATGCTGGAGGTCTGGGCGGACCTCCTCGAGGCGACCGGTGACCCGGTGTACGAGGAGCTGCTGGACCGCTATTACCGGCGATCGCTGTTCGAGGGGCTCCTCGACGGACGCGACGTGCTCACGAACATGCACGCGAACACCACCATCCCCGAGGCACTCGGGGCGGCACGCGCGTACGAGGTCACCGGCGAGACCCGATGGCGCCGGATCGTCGAGGCGTATTGGGACTGGGCCGTCACCAGGCGCGGCACCTTCTGCACGGGAGGGCAGACCTCGGGGGAGATCTGGACGCCGCCGTTCGCCTTCGCCGCACGTCGGGGCGACAAGACGCAGGAGCACTGCGCGGTGTACAACATGATCCGTCTCGCCGACGTCCTCCTCCGGTGGACCGGAGATCTCACCTACGCCGACTACATCGAGCGGAACCTGTACAACGGCATCCTCGCCCAGCAGGATCCGCGCACCGGCATGGTCGCGTACTTCCTGCCGCTGGCGGCGGGGGAGCGGAAGCAGTGGGGTACCCCCACCGAGGACTTCTGGTGCTGCCACGGCACACTCGTCCAGGCGCACACCCGTCACGCCGGGCTCTCCTTCTACTCCGGCGATGACGGCACCGTGACGATCGCCCAGTTCATCGCCGCCCGCGGTCGACTGATGATCGGCGACGAGCAGGTCGACGTGCGCGTCACCCCGATCGACGACGCCGCCTACGTCGGACCGGATTCGAACGCGGGACCGGCTGGCGACCTGCATCGGCCGTCCGCTCTGCGGATCCGGCTGACCGTCTCCTCGGCGACGCCGCGGCGCATCCGCGTCCGCATCCCGGAGTGGTGCTCCGCCGCGCCGATGACCTCCGGCGCGCTTCCGAGCGAGATCGAAGGCGGCGCGCTCGTCATGGCGCACGACGGCGGAGGAGAGCGACGCATCGACATCGCCCTCCCGTGGGAACTGCGGACGGTGCCGATCCCGGACGAGCCGGACACCGTCGCCTTCCTGGAAGGACCGGTGGTCCTGGCGGGGCTGGTCGACCACGAGATCGCCCTGCGCGGCGAGACCGCATCGGCGCAGGACCTGCTGCGAGCGGACGACGAGCGGCACTGGTCGCAGTGGCGCTCGCGATACCGCACCGTCGGTCAGCCGCGCAGCATCCGATTCCGCCCGCTCCACGAGGTCACCGACGAGCAGTACGCGGTGTACTTCCCGATCACCCGGAACAGGTGA
- a CDS encoding Gfo/Idh/MocA family oxidoreductase: protein MSGTRVRDVLLVGAGGMGRAWLDAVDRRADLRIAAVVDVADGAARTAVDERSWDAPTFTSVDDALNAASADMLLNVTIPEAHFAVSAAAVRAGVPVLSEKPITPTVSEAIRLAALSRAAGVLVATSQSRRHSRGIRAFRRALADAGGAEQLGTVFFQNPRFGGFRDRMPHPLLVDMAIHSFDQARFLLDREPVSVYCEEFHPSWSWYDGGAAAEAVFQFEGGARFSYSGSWCADGLTTSWNGSWRGSAAHGSADWDGEAGVRTQDREGEPVALALDAGLEGLDAALDEFVVALEGGQRPSGEIDSNIRSLAMVEAAVASAESGRRVLLDDVFAAALAAALSAAEGDEERRTIADWTPTVNRTASDPRSLTEEQA from the coding sequence GTGAGCGGCACCCGAGTCCGCGATGTCCTGCTCGTCGGCGCCGGCGGGATGGGGCGGGCCTGGCTGGATGCCGTCGACCGGCGCGCCGATCTGCGGATCGCCGCCGTCGTCGATGTGGCCGACGGGGCCGCGCGCACCGCCGTGGATGAGCGGTCGTGGGACGCGCCGACCTTCACCTCGGTCGATGACGCCCTGAACGCCGCGTCGGCGGACATGCTCCTCAACGTCACGATCCCCGAGGCGCACTTCGCCGTGAGCGCTGCCGCCGTGCGGGCGGGGGTTCCCGTGCTCAGCGAGAAGCCGATCACGCCCACGGTGTCGGAGGCGATCCGTCTGGCGGCACTCAGCCGCGCCGCAGGTGTCCTCGTCGCCACGAGCCAGTCGCGTCGCCATTCCCGCGGCATCCGCGCGTTCCGTCGCGCCCTGGCGGATGCCGGCGGTGCGGAGCAGCTCGGCACCGTCTTCTTCCAGAACCCTCGGTTCGGCGGGTTCCGTGATCGGATGCCGCATCCGCTCCTCGTCGACATGGCCATCCACAGCTTCGACCAGGCGCGCTTCCTGTTGGACCGCGAGCCGGTGTCGGTCTACTGCGAGGAGTTCCACCCGTCCTGGAGCTGGTACGACGGAGGTGCCGCCGCCGAGGCCGTGTTCCAGTTCGAGGGCGGCGCACGCTTCTCGTACTCGGGCAGTTGGTGCGCCGACGGGCTCACCACGTCCTGGAACGGATCATGGCGCGGTTCGGCCGCGCACGGCTCGGCCGACTGGGACGGTGAGGCGGGTGTGCGCACCCAGGACAGGGAGGGAGAGCCCGTGGCCCTCGCTCTGGACGCGGGGCTCGAAGGACTGGATGCCGCTCTGGACGAGTTCGTCGTGGCGCTCGAGGGCGGTCAGCGACCCTCCGGCGAGATCGACAGCAACATCCGCAGCCTCGCGATGGTCGAGGCCGCCGTCGCATCGGCGGAGAGCGGACGTCGGGTTCTGCTCGATGACGTGTTCGCTGCCGCGCTCGCCGCCGCACTGAGCGCGGCCGAAGGCGACGAGGAACGCCGCACCATCGCCGACTGGACGCCGACGGTGAACCGCACCGCCTCCGACCCCCGATCGCTCACCGAGGAGCAGGCATGA
- a CDS encoding ThuA domain-containing protein: MTDPVRVLVWGENHHEKVDAVPQRIYPDTMHGTIAAALRQHLGDADVVETATFDDAEHGLTEERLQRTDVLLWWGHMRHDDVDDEVVARVHRHVLGGMGLIALHSAHFSKIFIALMGTTCSLRWRQGDDRELVWTVAPTHPIAQGVPQPIVLPAQEMYGEFFDVPTPDDLVFVSGFTGGEVFRSGMTFSRGHGRIFYFSPGDQDYPVYHDPSIQLVLANAVRWAHQDRPRTSPRIAMHETGDFHTPREWDGTPL; the protein is encoded by the coding sequence ATGACGGACCCGGTGCGCGTGCTCGTGTGGGGCGAGAACCATCACGAAAAGGTCGACGCGGTCCCGCAGCGGATCTATCCCGACACCATGCACGGCACGATCGCCGCTGCGCTCCGGCAGCACCTGGGCGACGCGGACGTCGTCGAGACGGCGACGTTCGACGACGCCGAGCACGGGCTGACCGAGGAGCGACTGCAGCGGACGGATGTGCTGCTGTGGTGGGGGCACATGCGTCACGACGACGTCGATGACGAGGTCGTCGCCCGCGTGCACCGCCACGTTCTCGGGGGCATGGGACTCATCGCCCTGCACTCCGCGCACTTCTCGAAGATCTTCATCGCCCTGATGGGCACGACGTGCTCGTTGCGCTGGCGGCAGGGGGACGACCGTGAACTCGTGTGGACGGTGGCGCCGACGCACCCCATCGCCCAGGGCGTCCCTCAGCCGATCGTGCTGCCGGCGCAGGAGATGTACGGCGAGTTCTTCGACGTCCCCACACCGGACGACCTCGTCTTCGTATCGGGCTTCACCGGCGGCGAGGTCTTCCGATCCGGGATGACCTTCTCGCGCGGCCACGGGCGGATCTTCTACTTCTCGCCGGGGGACCAGGACTACCCGGTCTATCACGACCCGAGCATCCAGCTGGTGCTCGCCAACGCCGTCCGCTGGGCGCATCAGGATCGCCCCCGCACCTCTCCGCGGATCGCGATGCACGAGACGGGCGACTTCCACACCCCGCGCGAATGGGACGGGACGCCGCTGTGA
- a CDS encoding alpha-galactosidase translates to MTEPIRWQPGAVEVVVRLDDGPPAITHVGAAGAPVSDAGGAALPLAEVRVAGEGNDLQSSERFMGSGLSRRMRYVSHEETDSGGRSILAITMRDPETALTVTSRLTSWSDLPVVRWQSEVVNDGDRPADVQLLSTFALGGLTAPGSAWWDEQTIATAHNSWFREAMWQHHAPGDLGLDDVGLAQWGYQGTRASFSLTARGSWSTGGHLPMGMLSAVDGSRSLLWQVENNGGWRWEVGDWGGALYVIATGPTDQAHAWTRRLGVGARFESVPAAIAVGVGDDAAFAAMTEYRRRIRRPHKDNERLPVIFNDFMNGLMGDPTTERLLPLIDAAADAGAEYFCIDAGWHAEEGRWWEALGDWEESPRRFPGGLAEVTAHIRRRGMVPGLWVEPEAMGVASIGATELPDDAFFQRDGARVIESGRYRLDLRHPAVRARLDGMVDRLVADYGVGYLKFDDNVDITQGTDVAADSPGDGQLGHNRAHLDWLAGVLDRHPDLVIENCAAGAQRMDYALLSLLPLQSTSDNQDPLLYAAIAAAAPTAVTPEQGAVWAYPDRTWSDERIAFTMVNSLLGRIHLGGRLDLLEPAQTSLVREAIDLYGRIRGDLPRATPFWPIGLPGWRDDTVALGLDAGERAYVSVWRRGGPTTVRIPLPAHAGARISVRCLYPTSLPADIVWEADDGLITLTLPDEPAARLLEITTMTEETR, encoded by the coding sequence GTGACCGAACCGATCAGATGGCAGCCCGGCGCCGTCGAGGTCGTCGTGCGCCTCGACGACGGCCCACCGGCGATCACCCATGTGGGGGCTGCCGGCGCCCCGGTGTCGGATGCCGGTGGCGCGGCGCTCCCGCTCGCCGAGGTGCGTGTCGCGGGGGAGGGCAACGACCTCCAATCCTCTGAACGGTTCATGGGCAGCGGGCTGAGCCGTCGCATGCGCTACGTGTCACACGAGGAGACCGATAGTGGTGGGCGCAGCATCCTCGCGATCACGATGCGGGATCCGGAGACGGCGCTCACGGTCACCAGCCGCCTGACGAGCTGGAGCGATCTGCCCGTCGTGCGCTGGCAGAGCGAGGTCGTCAACGACGGTGATCGCCCCGCCGACGTGCAGCTGCTGTCGACCTTCGCGCTGGGGGGCCTGACCGCGCCGGGGTCGGCATGGTGGGACGAGCAGACGATCGCGACGGCGCACAACAGCTGGTTCCGCGAGGCGATGTGGCAGCACCATGCCCCGGGTGACCTCGGCCTCGACGACGTCGGGCTCGCCCAATGGGGGTATCAGGGGACCCGTGCATCCTTCTCGCTGACCGCCCGCGGCAGCTGGTCGACCGGAGGGCATCTCCCCATGGGCATGCTCAGCGCCGTCGACGGTTCGCGGTCTCTGCTGTGGCAGGTCGAGAACAACGGCGGTTGGCGGTGGGAGGTCGGCGATTGGGGCGGAGCTCTGTACGTCATCGCCACCGGACCCACCGATCAGGCGCACGCGTGGACGCGGCGGCTCGGCGTCGGCGCCCGTTTCGAGAGTGTGCCTGCGGCGATCGCCGTCGGCGTCGGCGACGATGCCGCGTTCGCCGCGATGACCGAGTACCGCAGGCGGATCCGGCGACCGCACAAGGACAACGAGCGTCTGCCCGTCATCTTCAACGACTTCATGAACGGTCTGATGGGGGACCCGACGACCGAGAGGCTCCTTCCCCTCATCGACGCCGCGGCGGACGCCGGAGCCGAGTACTTCTGCATCGACGCCGGATGGCACGCCGAAGAGGGGCGATGGTGGGAGGCACTGGGCGACTGGGAGGAGTCGCCTCGCAGGTTCCCCGGCGGGCTGGCCGAGGTCACCGCCCACATCCGCCGCAGAGGGATGGTCCCCGGCCTCTGGGTGGAGCCGGAGGCGATGGGCGTCGCCAGCATCGGCGCGACGGAACTCCCCGATGATGCCTTCTTCCAACGCGACGGCGCCCGTGTGATCGAGTCCGGCCGCTACCGCCTCGACCTCCGTCACCCGGCGGTACGGGCACGTCTCGACGGCATGGTGGACCGGCTCGTCGCCGACTACGGCGTGGGGTATCTGAAATTCGACGACAACGTCGACATCACTCAGGGCACTGATGTCGCCGCGGACAGCCCCGGCGACGGCCAGCTCGGTCACAACCGTGCACACCTGGACTGGCTGGCCGGTGTGCTGGACCGGCATCCCGACCTCGTCATCGAGAACTGCGCGGCCGGCGCGCAGCGGATGGACTACGCCCTGCTGTCGCTGCTTCCCCTCCAGTCGACGAGCGACAATCAGGACCCGCTGCTCTACGCCGCGATCGCCGCGGCCGCCCCCACCGCGGTGACCCCGGAGCAGGGCGCGGTGTGGGCGTACCCCGACCGCACCTGGAGCGACGAGCGCATCGCGTTCACGATGGTCAACAGCCTGCTCGGGCGCATCCACCTCGGCGGTCGACTCGACCTGCTCGAGCCGGCGCAGACCAGCCTCGTGCGCGAGGCGATCGACCTGTACGGGCGCATCCGCGGCGATCTCCCCCGAGCGACACCGTTCTGGCCCATCGGCCTTCCAGGGTGGCGTGACGACACGGTCGCTCTCGGATTGGACGCGGGGGAGCGTGCGTACGTGTCCGTGTGGCGACGCGGCGGACCGACGACCGTCCGCATCCCACTGCCGGCGCATGCGGGGGCGCGGATCTCGGTGCGTTGCCTCTACCCCACGAGCCTGCCCGCCGATATCGTCTGGGAGGCGGACGACGGGCTGATCACGCTCACGCTTCCGGACGAGCCGGCCGCGCGGTTGCTGGAGATCACGACGATGACGGAGGAGACGAGATGA
- a CDS encoding bifunctional 4-hydroxy-2-oxoglutarate aldolase/2-dehydro-3-deoxy-phosphogluconate aldolase yields MTDRLARARTTGVLAVLRAPSPELALETAEAIIRGGVTGIEVTYSTPDAPAVIKELIARHGDAAYVGAGTVTTVEQASAARDAGAEFLVSPGTLPDLTRAMLDTGAVVMTGAMTPTEVMSALALGVDVVKIFPASLGGPSYLGALRGPFPDAPLMPTGGVKPDNLADWFAAGSVAVGAGGDLANSASIAAEDWDDITARAARFASALSAVRS; encoded by the coding sequence ATGACCGACCGTCTCGCCCGCGCACGCACCACCGGCGTCCTCGCCGTCCTGCGCGCCCCCTCCCCCGAACTCGCCCTCGAGACCGCAGAGGCGATCATCCGCGGAGGTGTGACAGGCATCGAGGTCACCTACTCCACCCCTGACGCCCCGGCCGTCATCAAAGAGCTCATCGCCCGTCACGGTGATGCCGCCTACGTCGGCGCCGGCACCGTCACCACGGTGGAGCAGGCGAGCGCCGCCCGCGACGCGGGGGCCGAGTTCCTCGTCAGCCCCGGGACCCTTCCCGACCTCACGCGCGCGATGCTCGACACCGGCGCGGTGGTCATGACCGGCGCGATGACCCCGACCGAGGTCATGAGCGCGCTCGCGCTCGGCGTCGACGTCGTGAAGATCTTCCCGGCGTCCCTCGGCGGGCCGTCGTACCTCGGCGCGCTGCGCGGACCGTTCCCCGATGCGCCCCTCATGCCCACCGGCGGCGTGAAGCCGGACAATCTGGCCGACTGGTTCGCTGCGGGTTCCGTCGCGGTCGGCGCGGGTGGCGACCTCGCCAACTCCGCCTCGATCGCCGCCGAGGACTGGGACGACATCACCGCTCGCGCCGCACGCTTCGCCTCCGCACTGTCGGCCGTACGCTCATAG
- a CDS encoding TSUP family transporter, with protein sequence MIDLPLWAWGVLALAAVTIGLAKTAIPGGGILPVALFASVLPARTSTAALLLLLIVGDMFALIAYRRHAHWPSLLRLAPAVLIGLLAGFAFLAIGDDAVVRRAIGVILLAMIAVTLWRRHRQARTGAPAVANGMIAASGYGALAGFTTMVANAAGPVMSMYFLAMRTPVQVFLGTSAWFFAIVNVFKVPFLAGIGLFDGPVLLMDAALVPLVVVGAFAGLRLARRMKQQVFDRIVIGLTIVGAVYLLF encoded by the coding sequence GTGATCGATCTGCCGCTGTGGGCGTGGGGCGTCCTCGCCCTCGCGGCGGTGACGATCGGTCTGGCCAAGACCGCGATCCCCGGCGGCGGCATCCTGCCCGTCGCCCTGTTCGCGTCGGTGCTTCCTGCGCGCACCTCGACGGCGGCGCTGCTGCTCCTCCTCATCGTGGGCGACATGTTCGCGCTCATCGCATACCGCCGACACGCCCACTGGCCGAGCCTGCTCCGGCTCGCTCCCGCGGTGCTGATCGGCCTGCTCGCCGGGTTCGCGTTCCTGGCGATCGGCGATGACGCGGTCGTCAGGCGCGCGATCGGCGTGATCCTTCTGGCGATGATCGCCGTGACGCTGTGGCGCAGACACCGACAGGCACGCACGGGAGCGCCCGCCGTGGCGAACGGGATGATCGCGGCATCCGGCTATGGCGCGCTCGCCGGCTTCACGACCATGGTCGCGAACGCCGCCGGCCCCGTCATGTCGATGTACTTCCTCGCCATGCGCACCCCGGTGCAGGTCTTCCTCGGCACCTCGGCGTGGTTCTTCGCGATCGTGAACGTGTTCAAGGTGCCGTTCCTCGCCGGCATCGGCCTCTTCGACGGCCCCGTGCTCCTGATGGACGCCGCGCTCGTGCCCCTCGTCGTAGTCGGCGCGTTCGCCGGACTGCGCCTCGCTCGGCGCATGAAGCAGCAGGTCTTCGACCGCATCGTGATCGGGCTGACCATCGTCGGCGCGGTGTACCTGTTGTTCTGA
- a CDS encoding SDR family oxidoreductase, with the protein MTSLAGKTILMSGGSRGIGLAIALRAARDGANIAMLAKTDTPHPKLEGTVHTAAEQIRAAGGNALPLVGDVRDDDDITEAVITTQGEFGGIDIVINNASVIDLSRSLNLSAKKYDLMQDVNVRGTFMLSRAAIPQLRNSTNPHILSLSPPLNPTPKWLGAHTGYSLAKFGMTMVTLGLAAEFAGDGIAANTLWPRTTIATAAVQNLLGGDKVMAASRTADIYADAAYSVLTKPAAEYTGQSLIVEDVLEADGVTDFSGYAAVPGTPDDRLFPDIFLD; encoded by the coding sequence ATGACTTCACTCGCGGGTAAGACCATCCTGATGTCCGGCGGGAGCCGGGGCATCGGCCTGGCGATCGCACTCCGGGCCGCGCGCGACGGGGCGAACATCGCCATGCTCGCCAAGACCGACACGCCGCACCCGAAGCTGGAGGGCACCGTCCACACCGCGGCCGAGCAGATCAGGGCTGCCGGGGGGAACGCGCTTCCGCTCGTCGGAGACGTGCGCGACGACGACGACATCACCGAGGCGGTCATCACCACGCAGGGCGAATTCGGCGGCATCGACATCGTCATCAACAACGCCAGCGTCATCGATCTCTCGCGCTCGCTGAATCTCAGCGCGAAGAAGTACGACCTCATGCAGGACGTCAACGTCCGCGGCACGTTCATGCTGTCGCGCGCGGCGATCCCGCAGCTGCGCAACTCCACGAACCCGCACATCCTGTCGCTGTCGCCGCCGCTCAACCCGACGCCCAAGTGGCTCGGCGCGCACACGGGCTACTCGCTGGCGAAGTTCGGCATGACCATGGTCACGCTGGGCCTCGCGGCCGAGTTCGCCGGCGACGGCATCGCCGCCAACACCCTCTGGCCGCGCACGACGATCGCGACCGCCGCCGTGCAGAACCTCCTCGGCGGTGACAAGGTGATGGCCGCGAGCCGCACCGCGGACATCTATGCGGATGCCGCGTACTCCGTCCTCACGAAGCCGGCGGCCGAGTACACCGGGCAGAGCCTGATCGTCGAGGACGTGCTGGAGGCGGACGGCGTCACGGACTTCTCCGGCTACGCGGCCGTGCCCGGCACTCCGGACGATCGACTGTTTCCGGACATCTTCCTGGACTGA
- a CDS encoding SDR family NAD(P)-dependent oxidoreductase, producing the protein MQIQGAGALITGGASGLGLATARALAAAGAHVTLLDLPSSDGAEMAAELGGEFFPGDVTSPEDAAGAAVLANEKSPLRVVVNCAGIAPPAKVLDRDGKPAVLADFERVVRINLVGTFNVISQASAIMAQSEPTESGDRGVIVNTASVAAFDGQIGQPAYSASKGGVHAMTLPVARELARHGIRVCTIAPGIMETPMLAGLPEAAQASLGQQVPYPARLGTPAEYASLVEHIVSNGYLNGETIRLDGAIRMAPK; encoded by the coding sequence ATGCAGATCCAGGGAGCCGGTGCGCTCATCACCGGAGGCGCTTCAGGGCTCGGCCTCGCGACCGCCCGTGCGCTCGCCGCCGCCGGAGCGCACGTCACGTTGCTCGATCTGCCGTCCTCCGACGGCGCCGAGATGGCCGCCGAACTCGGCGGGGAGTTCTTCCCCGGCGATGTCACGAGCCCCGAGGATGCCGCCGGCGCCGCCGTTCTCGCGAACGAGAAGTCGCCGCTGCGCGTGGTCGTCAACTGTGCCGGCATCGCTCCGCCGGCGAAGGTCCTCGATCGCGACGGCAAGCCCGCGGTCCTGGCCGATTTCGAGCGCGTCGTGCGCATCAACCTCGTCGGCACCTTCAATGTCATCTCGCAGGCATCCGCGATCATGGCCCAGAGCGAGCCGACGGAGTCCGGCGACCGCGGCGTCATCGTGAACACCGCATCCGTCGCCGCGTTCGACGGTCAGATCGGGCAGCCGGCGTACTCGGCGTCCAAGGGCGGCGTTCATGCGATGACACTGCCGGTGGCGCGGGAACTCGCCCGTCACGGCATCCGCGTCTGCACGATCGCACCGGGAATCATGGAGACGCCGATGCTCGCGGGACTTCCCGAGGCGGCGCAGGCGTCGCTCGGCCAGCAGGTGCCCTACCCGGCACGACTCGGGACGCCGGCGGAGTACGCGTCCCTCGTCGAGCACATCGTCTCGAACGGTTACCTCAACGGAGAGACCATCCGCCTCGACGGCGCCATCCGCATGGCGCCGAAGTGA
- a CDS encoding DUF488 domain-containing protein: MELRRKRAYDTADPSDGFRVLVDRLWPRGVSKDRAAIDLWAKDVAPSPDLRKAWHAASDAEWETYADRYRAELAGETATAVSELAREIAQHGVVTLVYAAHDERRNHAVVLEDALRELR; the protein is encoded by the coding sequence ATGGAACTGCGTCGCAAGCGAGCCTACGACACGGCCGATCCGTCCGACGGGTTCCGCGTGCTCGTCGATCGACTCTGGCCGCGTGGCGTGTCGAAGGACCGCGCAGCGATCGATCTGTGGGCCAAGGACGTCGCGCCGAGCCCTGACCTGCGGAAGGCCTGGCACGCGGCATCCGACGCCGAATGGGAGACGTACGCCGACCGATACCGCGCCGAACTCGCCGGCGAGACGGCGACCGCCGTGTCCGAACTCGCGCGAGAGATCGCGCAGCACGGGGTCGTCACGCTCGTGTATGCCGCGCACGACGAACGCCGCAACCACGCCGTCGTGCTCGAAGACGCCCTGCGGGAGCTGCGGTGA
- a CDS encoding phosphotransferase, with protein sequence MTIPALDVVVPDRVRRLAGGARLTPVWENGIGGLTFRTDDGRYIKWGPHDLEANMRDEAERMRWAARWLRVPEVIDQGQDAAHEWLVTAAIDAESAVAPRWAAEPEVAVRAIGTGLRMLHDTLPVTECPWEWSVAGRLERAAARGIRLPEALRTPPPIDLLVVCHGDACAPNTLIDAHGAVAGHVDLAALGTGDRWADIAVAAMSTTWNYGAGWEDALVEAYGVPPDRERMTYYRDLWNAT encoded by the coding sequence GTGACCATTCCCGCCCTCGATGTCGTCGTCCCGGATCGAGTCCGGCGCCTGGCCGGCGGCGCGCGGCTCACGCCGGTGTGGGAGAACGGGATCGGCGGGCTGACCTTCCGCACCGACGACGGCCGCTACATCAAGTGGGGTCCGCACGACCTCGAGGCGAACATGCGTGACGAGGCGGAACGCATGCGATGGGCCGCTCGATGGCTGCGCGTGCCGGAGGTCATCGACCAGGGTCAGGATGCCGCGCACGAGTGGCTCGTCACCGCCGCCATCGACGCGGAGAGCGCCGTCGCCCCTCGCTGGGCCGCTGAGCCGGAGGTCGCCGTGCGGGCGATCGGCACAGGGCTCCGGATGCTTCACGACACCCTCCCCGTCACCGAGTGCCCGTGGGAGTGGTCCGTGGCGGGGCGGCTCGAACGGGCGGCCGCCCGCGGCATCCGCCTTCCGGAGGCGCTGCGCACCCCGCCGCCCATCGATCTGCTCGTCGTCTGCCATGGCGACGCATGCGCTCCCAACACCCTGATCGACGCGCACGGCGCCGTCGCCGGACACGTCGATCTTGCCGCGCTCGGCACCGGCGACCGCTGGGCGGACATCGCCGTGGCGGCGATGAGCACGACCTGGAACTACGGGGCGGGGTGGGAGGATGCGCTGGTCGAGGCGTACGGAGTCCCGCCCGACCGCGAGCGCATGACGTACTACCGCGACCTCTGGAATGCGACCTGA
- a CDS encoding MmcQ/YjbR family DNA-binding protein produces the protein MAHPLMFDSDDPLLARVRSIALALPGAGEKISHGRPAFFTQKVFCYFGGSVRADGEWIPHDAAVMVRPDPDDEPALRQDARFWIPAYLGPSGWLGIDLDDSTDWQEIAELIDASYRVTAPRRLIADL, from the coding sequence ATGGCCCACCCCCTGATGTTCGACTCCGACGACCCGCTTCTCGCGCGGGTCCGCTCGATCGCGCTCGCTCTTCCCGGCGCCGGCGAGAAGATCAGCCATGGGCGGCCGGCCTTCTTCACGCAGAAGGTGTTCTGCTACTTCGGCGGGTCGGTGCGCGCCGACGGCGAATGGATCCCGCACGACGCGGCGGTCATGGTACGGCCCGACCCGGACGACGAGCCGGCGCTGCGCCAGGATGCCCGCTTCTGGATTCCGGCGTACCTCGGCCCCTCCGGCTGGCTGGGCATCGACCTCGACGACAGCACCGACTGGCAGGAGATCGCCGAGCTCATCGACGCCTCCTACCGCGTGACCGCTCCGCGCAGACTCATCGCCGACCTGTGA